A window from Citrus sinensis cultivar Valencia sweet orange chromosome 5, DVS_A1.0, whole genome shotgun sequence encodes these proteins:
- the LOC112497688 gene encoding uncharacterized protein LOC112497688, which translates to MKLWDKMALPMRRVWNGVALRLGIRKSGLLRLRRDVRSCEYEDVRVMWEMLKRNEPELARSPSRSKKRLCLNFFGWARSSCTPHLCRSCPYPCP; encoded by the exons ATGAAGTTGTGGGACAAAATGGCGTTACCTATGAGGAGAGTCTGGAACGGCGTCGCTTTACGTCTGGGAATTCGCAAAAGCG GTTTATTAAGGCTGCGACGAGATGTGAGAAGTTGCGAGTACGAAGATGTGCGTGTGATGTGGGAGATGCTAAAAAGAAATGAACCGGAACTTGCTCGATCACCAAGCAGGAGCAAAAAGAGATTATGTTTGAATTTCTTCGGGTGGGCTAGAAGTTCATGCACTCCACATCTCTGCCGAAGCTGTCCATATCCATGTCCGTGA
- the LOC102620798 gene encoding uncharacterized protein LOC102620798 encodes MKVSGFWVLLSVLGTALMLLSLSNYKASSSIPDVFSGQSDIGTTMTTISRKLKENGYNPSTTKKSQVGQVNLDDYHRIDPVPSSKASIQPGPIEHGSPLIPYIPKPSPPGNPNGA; translated from the exons ATGAAGGTTTCTGGATTCTGGGTTCTGTTGTCTGTGCTTGGGACAGCTTTAATGCTTCTTAGCTTGTCTAATTACAAAGCTAGCTCCTCAATTCCCG ATGtgttctctggccagagtgacATCGGTACGACAATGACGACAATAAGCAGAAAGTTGAAG GAGAATGGCTATAATCCAAGTACCACCAAGAAGAGCCAAGTAGGCCAGGTGAATCTAGACGATTACCACCGCATCGATCCTGTTCCAAGTTCAAAGGCTTCCATACAGCCTGGACCTATCGAGCATGGCAGTCCTCTAATCCCATACATTCCAAAGCCTTCGCCTCCTGGTAATCCCAATGGTGCTTGA
- the LOC102620250 gene encoding uncharacterized protein LOC102620250 — protein sequence MGSKCKSVKTLSYSFLLRLSEQQQSLHGVSSFIQPLLTNQQWRRFYCSRPLSKIRDPKIFRSLNLSSRYRSHSHSFSSFSSNSSSSKFGFVGWYLGKLESHPLTTKGISSSLIYVAADLTSQMITLPPSGSIDSIRTLRMAVYGMLILGPSQHYWFNFLSRILPKRDALTTLKKIFMGQAIYGPLTTTIFFSYNAALQGETTGEIVARLKRDLLPTMGRNLVYWPICDFITLKFIPVHLQPLVNSSFAYVWTIYLTYKASLSKVSSS from the exons ATGGGCAGCAAATGCAAATCCGTAAAAACATTAAGCTACAGCTTCCTCCTTCGACTCTCAGAGCAACAACAATCTCTTCACGGAGTTAGTTCCTTTATCCAGCCCCTCCTTACCAACCAACAATGGAGGAGATTTTATTGTTCGCGCCCACTCAGCAAAATTCGAGATCCCAAAATCTTTCGTTCTTTGAATTTATCGTCTCGTTATCGTTCTCACTCtcattcattttcttcattctcGTCTAATTCAAGTTCGTCAAAGTTTGGATTTGTGGGATGGTATTTGGGCAAGCTCGAATCGCATCCACTTACCACGAAGGGCATTTCATCTTCACTTATTTACGTGGCCGCTGACTTAACATCTCAG ATGATTACATTGCCACCTTCTGGTTCTATTGACTCAATAAGGACGTTACGCATGGCAGTATATGGGATGCTAATTTTAGGGCCATCACAGCATTATTGGTTCAATTTTCTGTCTAGAATTTTACCAAAGCGGGATGCATTAACAACCTTGAAGAAGATTTTTATGGGGCAGGCCATATATGGACCGTTGACAACCactattttcttctcttataATGCAGCATTACAAG GTGAAACCACTGGTGAGATTGTGGCCAGATTGAAACGAGATCTTCTTCCAACAATGGGAAGGAATCTTGTGTATTGGCCAATCTGCGATTTTATTACACTCAAATTTATACCTGTTCATCTACAG CCATTAGTGAACAGTTCATTTGCATATGTTTGGACAATTTATCTGACGTACAAGGCCAGCTTAAGTAAAGTGAGCAGCAGTTAG